TTCTTGCTCAAATTGAGCATCAAATTCGTAACCATTAGCAATATCAACAGTGTCAAAAAATACATCAAGTTTTAAATTATGCTCAATAAATCTTTTAAATTTGAGGGCAATTTCTTCCCCATCTTTCTTTGCATGACTTAGGAATAATTTTACTGGCGACCCTATTCGTTGACTTTCTTTATCTTCTTGTTTATCTTGAAAATTCCATATCAAACGGCTTAGATCGTGAAGAAGTTCGCTTTTAATTTTATTAATACATTTTTCTTGATCAGCAGATTTATTAATATTAAGAGGGTCTCCAAAATATTTGATTGCATCAGTAAATTGAAGTTTATTTAATCCGCAATTTATATTGTACGCATGCTCAAAAAGTTTGATAGGGAAAATTCTATTACTATCATTTGCCTGTTTAACAATTTCACGAGTATAATTTTTTAAATGATCATCTAAAAAATATTCTTCGTCTATTAAAAGTATAATAGCATTCTTTTCTGCATCATTATAATTAATTGAGAGAGGCATATTATCTTCCAATTTTATAAATCTAAAATAAACTGGAATATTAAGCCCTCTAGATAATGGATTATTAAAATCTCTACAAAAGGCTGTGTATAGTTCTTCTGCAATTGTCTTTCCAAAACCAAAATTAGGATGCCAAATTACATAGATATTTAAGGGATATTTAAAATCTTTCATTTGTATTTTCTTTCATTTGAAGTCTAGAGTTATCTCTAGCATCATAGTTAGTATTTCTTTTTTCAAATGCAAGCTCAATATACTCCTGCATTTTTACTCTATCATATGTCCAATCTCGGATGATTGCATAATCACTTTCAAGGTTATCAGAAAGTCTAGCAGGGATTAAGCTGGAGTGGTAAGTTTCTTTTTTAAAGTCAGGATGAGTAGGTAAAAGTATACCTAAAATTCCTGCACATTTATCTCCAACTTTAGGATTTAAAGCCCCAGATATTTCCCAATCAATGTGTTTTCGATATTTTGTGTTTGGTCCAATTAATACAATTAAGACTGTAGTATCAGCTAAAAAACCCTTCTGGATCAATTGCTTTATATATCCATCAGAATTATCAGGATTAATATCACCATCTTCAACAGATTTATGAATTATTAAATCACTAAATAAATTCTTAAATTCCTCTTTATACTTTTGATCATCGTGATGGTAATAACTTATAAATGTCTTTCTTTTAACAATGTTTTTTGGAACAACTTTCCAACTAAATATTTTTCCATCATATGAAAAATCACCTATTTTACTCCAATCACCTCCTTTATTTTTCTTAATAGAACAAAGCGTTTTTCCCAACAATACCTCTTTAACCATCCAGCTTCTATCCTGTTCATAAGATTGGTCAGATATGGCATCGCCATGGTCGTTATGATAGATTATATTATCAATGAACCCAT
The window above is part of the Myroides odoratus DSM 2801 genome. Proteins encoded here:
- a CDS encoding toll/interleukin-1 receptor domain-containing protein — encoded protein: MKDFKYPLNIYVIWHPNFGFGKTIAEELYTAFCRDFNNPLSRGLNIPVYFRFIKLEDNMPLSINYNDAEKNAIILLIDEEYFLDDHLKNYTREIVKQANDSNRIFPIKLFEHAYNINCGLNKLQFTDAIKYFGDPLNINKSADQEKCINKIKSELLHDLSRLIWNFQDKQEDKESQRIGSPVKLFLSHAKKDGEEIALKFKRFIEHNLKLDVFFDTVDIANGYEFDAQFEQEITKSALVVFQTDEYSDREWCRREVLLAKKSKSPIVVVNNIRKGERRAFPYLGNMPTTVLIDDEVVSFYRIVNLTLYQVLNNRYQLLLLEQYSKLINTDQYSVLGISSPPELFNYVHIKKISTDDKQLIVLYPDPPLGIEELDILNELDEKINFTTPTNLNCY
- a CDS encoding TIR domain-containing protein, with product MKWADYCVTKLSLNENGFIDNIIYHNDHGDAISDQSYEQDRSWMVKEVLLGKTLCSIKKNKGGDWSKIGDFSYDGKIFSWKVVPKNIVKRKTFISYYHHDDQKYKEEFKNLFSDLIIHKSVEDGDINPDNSDGYIKQLIQKGFLADTTVLIVLIGPNTKYRKHIDWEISGALNPKVGDKCAGILGILLPTHPDFKKETYHSSLIPARLSDNLESDYAIIRDWTYDRVKMQEYIELAFEKRNTNYDARDNSRLQMKENTNERF